A region of the Primulina eburnea isolate SZY01 chromosome 7, ASM2296580v1, whole genome shotgun sequence genome:
TGTTCTTGAAGATCATCTGGAAATGTTGAGTCCTCCATCTATGGAAGGTTTGGATACCTTTGTTGAAGTAAGTACTTTTCAATCTTGTTTCGTCTTGCACCATATTATGATCCACTGAGGTTTCACCCTTGCATTTCTCACCCAGAAGCATAAAGTTCCAATATCAAATGACCATTCTGAAATTAAtggtcagtaaaatatttaattgttTGATCTAAATTATTATCTTGATTCTTATGATGCTTTTGATGAGACGGACATTAAAAATAATGCAGGAAGTACTAAGACCCAGACAACTTCTGCTAAGAGTTTGTTTAGCAAGAAGTCAAAAAACAAGGTACCGCTATCTTCAGTTTCACCTACTGTTTGTTGCGAACTTCGCCCAAAACAATTAGGTTCATTTCTGCTTAATGTAGGACAATGCTAATTGCACTTGAACATAATGTTAAGTGATTTCTGCTTGTCAATGCGCAAACATTACATTAAAAACGTGTAAATCATCATTATGTTGATGACTAACGTTTAGTTGATGTTTACTAATACCATTTTCTTAAGATAATTCAGCCTGGTACTTAGATGTAGCTTTTTATATGTATTTAttgtccgagtgtctgactcGTCATTTTCAATATTTTCGCCAGAGCATCACCTCATTTGCAGCCATTACTTCGGTTGTTGATGGTTTGAAGATGTTATACAACGAAAAGTTGAAACCACTAGAAGCAACCTATCTCTTTAATGATTTTGTATCTCCTGCCTTGGTGGGTGGAATTAAGATTACATTTTTGTGTATAGAAgaacataaattttttattttacatggGCATATAATTAATTGCGGATATTTTCTTTACTGATAGACAAGTAGTGATTTTGATGCCAAACCGATGGTTATGCTTTTGGGTCAGTACTCAACTGGAAAAACCACATTCATAAAACATTTGCTCCAATGTAACTATCCAGGTTAGTAATCTTctaaccatttaaaataattaagtaacTCCATAGTTCAATCATGTCAATGATCATTTTCTAGCTTGTGACTCACACTTCGTTTTTCCTTTTCAGGTGCTCATATTGGACCTGAGCCAACCACCGATAAATTCATTGTTGTCATGGTACTAGAAGTGAGATGAGAtttgtgttgttttcgagtgTTAGGTTTTTCATTGGTTATACATTTTCATGTTCTCAGTCTGGGCCAGATGAACGAAACATTCCTGGCAATAGTGTTGCTGTTCATGCAGACATGCCATTTACTGGATTGACAAATTTTGGTGGATCTTTTTTGTCTAAATTTGAGTGTGCTCAAATGCCACATCCCGTAAGTTTTGATTATTTAGACACATTTAGCATATCACAGATTGTAATGTTAAGTTTTTGACAATTTAATGCAATTTTTACCTACAGTTGCTTGAACACATCACACTTGTTGACACTCCTGGGGTTCTATCTGGCGAGAAACAACGGACCCAAAGGAGCTATGATTTCACAGGTGTAATATCATGGTTTGCAGCAAAATGCGATTTAATTCTCCTTTTGTTTGACCCTCATAAACTCGACATAAGCGATGAATTCAAGCGGGTAATTTCATCGTTGCGTGGACATGATGACAAGATACGTGTCGTCCTGAATAAAGCAGATCAAGTTGACACTCAACAGGTGAGGATAACAGAGTTGTCAATTTATGTGGATTTCATGCGGTACAGTTCTTGTATGATAAGGATTCTGACAATTTTCTTGCCGCATATTGCAGTTGATGAGAGTTTATGGGGCACTAATGTGGTCACTTGGGAAAGTTTTGAACACTCCAGAGGTGGCGCGTGTCTATATAGGGTAGGATTCTCATCTCTTACCCTTGGAGCTTATAGTTTCATTGCAAGTAGTGGCATTAAAATCAAGTTGAGTAAGGAGTGCTTAATTGCCTAGTGAACTACTCTAATTTTCAAGTTGATTAATGAGTTTATGGGGCACTAATAACTGGAAACTTCATTGCCCCTTTTTTAAAGAGTTCATAAAAATTTCCTAGTGAACTTGTCTAATTTTCGGAGCATAGATCTTTCTGTGAATTCGTATTCTTAATTATTAGTTTTGCCATTTCCCCTGCTATCTATAGCTCATATATATCTGAAACATTTTGGACTTGGTTAATCGTGGACTAATGTCAATCATATTCCTGTGATTTGCAGGTCATTCGACCAAAAGCCTGTGATTGAAGCAGCCGTGGGACCAGTGGGGAAGGAACTATTTGAAAAAGAGCAAGATGACCTCCTGCAAGACTTGATAGACATCCCCAAAAAGGCTTGTGATCGCCGGGTAATGACTAAATCCAACTTTATACAAATAGGAAATGTTATATTTGCTGCTTGTGAATTATTATTAGCACTAAGAGCCATATGCTCAAAATGGGAATCTAATTCAAGTTCATTTCCAGATCAATGAATTTGTCAAACGTGCTAGAGCCGTCAAGATCCATGCCTACATAATCAGCCATCTCAAGAGGGAAATGCCTGCTTTAATGGGCAAAGCAAAAACTCAGAAGAAACTTATTGCTAATCTAGATAACGTATTTGCAAAGGTAAACCACCGAATACATAtcttagttttgcctttttAAATAAGGTAATAAAACACAAACTCAAGGTTTACTAAGATTGGAATATCCATTACACAGGTCCAGCGAGAATTTCATCTTCCCGAGGGAGACTTTCCTGATGTGGATCAGTTTAAGGAGGTCTTGGCTCGTTATAACATGGATGAATTCGAGAAACTGAAGCCTAAAATGATTCAGACCGTTGACGAAATGCTTGGCTATGGCATCCCGGAGTTATTGAAAAATTTAAGGAACCTGAATGAATGAAATGGGAATCGCTTCAAGAAGTTTTGAAGTTGAATAACCGTGGAGGTAACGCTTTGTTTAAATAGGGTGATTATATTTGAGTTAAACTCTTTCGAAATTTCATTATTGTTCCAACAGGTTTCATGTATATTCGAGTTGGTATGTGTTCTAGACATTTCGAAGCATTATCCGTCTCCAAGTTTTGCACTCATTTCTGAAGCACAATACAATAGATTATAATTATTCCCGAATAAATCGTAATCTAGACTAGCTTGTCTACATATAAAAATGATTTCACACaaattcttgtgagacggtctcacgatcAATTTCATGggtcgaatatcttatttggatcatctatgaaaagtaattattttttatactaagaatattactttttattgtgaatatcaggtacgattgatccgtctcacagataaaaatttgtgagaccatctcacaagaacCTTACTCAAAATGCTTTTGTGAAGTCAGTTATGTTAATAACTCTAATTAACTACTGTTATGCGTCTAATATTATTGTATTCTACACGGAAGTTGCCCAACTCTGCTCCAAAATAATTTGCTTGCTTAgctttcataaaaataaattcattaatttgtttgaattataaatctatttgacaataaattttaatttgttttttttcaaGTAGATTTCTAATTTATATCATCATGGTTCTTCTATCATATCTAAATTTGCCGATCCAAACACAATTTAAAGAACTGATCAAATTCATTAAATTTGTAGTGGCAATCAGAAACAAGACAACAATTGAAATCAAAATTCCTGGAAAGAACCCGTAAAGTCCGCAGGTTGTCATAATCCGAAGTGAGCACTCAAATTTTGACTCAATCCAAAAGTATTTATAGTCAAAGTCCAATCCAATAGTTTTGAATCTAAACAATCGGCTTGTTACTTAATTATGTCTCTATTTCACGTTGCAATCTAACAAAATACTTAGTCGAATTTTTTTCTTGCGAATTATCGGaagtttgattttaatttttaaaaatattgattaaTTCGCTTCGATTTCATTTAAAGACCCTCGTTCCATTGAAGACCATGAATCATGTAAAAACTGAAAACCACCTCTACGGTCTATATAAGACCAAGTCAAGTCAAAACCAGGAATTCAATTTTGTGTAATCCAGCACGCCTTTTCCTAGCAACTATTGTACCTGAACAATATTATGAACTAAATAAAGTGACCAGATTTTCAGTCTATAGCAATTCaattttgttttgaaaaagTAAGCCTCCACGGCATAAATCCGGTCGGTCGGCAAAGCAGACAGAAGGGAAAATCTGGAAATTATAGAGGGGGAGAAAACAAGGAGAACAAAAATGACGGCTTTGTTTGGGCAGATGAAAGCAAGAAATGAATACGAGCCACTTTTTTCATGGAGTTATCAATGCTTCCAAGTTTAAACTGGAGAAGGTAAGATTTGCACACTCTCAAATGTAAATGGGAAATTAAACTCACACGAGGAATAATCGTTAATTTTAACTCAAAATACGTTGCAAAGGAAACTGaaagaagaaacaaagaaatcttaaatatatattaattagcAAAAGGGATTTAACAGAGTAATTTACATCAGCAGACTTTTCTTGCAGCAAACTGAAAATGGCGTCAAAGGTATAAGCAAAATGTAAAACTAAATCAACCTTCAATTCGTATGTTTATCCCCAAATCCTGTCTCCaagaaaactcataaacctCCTGAACGACCCTTTCTCCGCCACTTCCTCCCCATCGCCGCCTCCGCCGGTGGTATCCTTCTCAGCTTCTGAGTTCGAATAGAGAAAGTTAATATCTTGATTGGTCAAACTCGGCTCAGACTTGTTGGACTCCTGTAATTCAAGAATAATGTCTGTTTTGATGCTTTTAACCTTCCTTCTCCCCTTCTTGTTCTTCTCCTCCTTCCTCTCGCTGTCTTCAAAACCATCTATTATCTCGTGTATCAGCTGACGATTGGGAGAAGAATCCCACTTCACCCAGTAGCTCATGTAGCACCGGAAGCAGTAGCAGTTGAAGTACGGAGGTTGGGCTGCCGCCGCGCCCTTGGAATTTCCGGACGCGGAGGGTATTTTCTTGTGGTGGGTGTCGGAAAAGTTAGCGGTGGAGTAAGAGATAAGATATGCCAGAACTTCCCTCTCCTCAAGAGATAAAGCGGCCGTCAAAGTCAATATCGCCGCCGGAAAAAACGAAAGCACCTGGTCCGAAACCGCCGCCGACGTTGGATGCACGGTGCCTCTCCTGTAGAGTTTCTTCATATCTTACTTTTGGAGAGAGAAACAGAGCAATGGGATTGTTGTTCTTCGGTTTACCAATGGTAAAATAGCTTAATGGGAAGGATTCTTGAGCATCGAAAATGGAGACGACAGCGGTGACGTGTCTTGAGTGAGGGGCAATTTTCCACTGTTTCGCATGGGCCATACATAACAAATGAACATGGTTAACTTTGTATGCTTTTAATAGATTTGCAATTGAAGTTTTAATAATGTACatgatttttaaaaatgaaaggTTTTCAGATTGaagataatattttaaatagaaattaaaaaatatattttcacacaaaaaaatgagtaggtctcatgtgagaccgtctcacggatcataatctgtgagacgggtctacCCTACCCATATCCACAAtataaagtaatatttttagcataaaaagtaatacttttgcatgggtgacccaaataagagatccatctcacagatacaacccgtgagaccgtctcacacaagtttttgcccaaaaaaattaatctaATGGTGAATGATaccaatattttatatttaaaatgataactttgaattttaatatgattttagaTCTACATGTACAAATATGTATAAAATTATTGTTGATGTAACGATTTCACTAAAGTTATATCAGATCAaataattttgtgagacgaattgtTATTTAAgtcaatttaataaaaaaaaattattttttatcaacaatcttataattttgatatcttagccttttaaaaaatacaatatGGTGGGGCCTCCCGGAAATTATTTTCGTTGTGTTTCTTTCATGACAACAGGTGATGCAAATTTCTAGGTGGGCTTAGGAATTGGACCGTCTTGAAGATTAGAAAATGCATTGAAAGCCCAAACATCAGTTTTCTTAGGCCCAATACAGTACACAATATATTTGTTCGGTGTATCACATATGTTTTCTTGTAAAGAGGGCTTTAAatggaaattttttaaaaagtggGTCGTTTTGGTTATGTTTATAATAACCCACTCGTTCAACGTCTGTATTAATCCTGGCCCAATTACACAATATCAACATACATACTTTTTTTCACTATTACATTTTTAATACTTAATAATTTGTTTAAAGTATTTCTCAGTTATATACTATAAGACCGAACATTTTCGTCTTATCAAGAATTACAATTATAGTAATTATGtaacttaaattttttaaatcataCAACAGTCTTTGAAGCAGAAGCGATTTGTTTAGCTTTGCATCCGTCCTAGAGTATCATTTCTACTACATCAGTAGGGAcacaaaatcacaaataaaatagaCTCAGAGGTTTGATATGTTGTCTAGAACTCATGGTTAAAAGAAATATTCGATCACATAGAGTCAATATAGTTAAAATGCATTCGAGGATGACCCAAATGCTTTATTTTTCCTTATAAAAAATGTGTTAAGAATTAACCTTTTCTAAAACATATATATTGGGTTCAATAATTGTCTCTCATAAGTAAAACAATTAAAACGTGGAACTTGACCTATTGTACAATTTaaatatttgagttatatcATTATCACCCGTTATAATTTTCCGGAAAATAACAAGCAATCGTTCATACAATTAGTATTAGAATAAATGTCATGGGTTCGATTCTCGATGAATGTAATAAGTGCAATTACATAAAacgaagatatatatatatatatatatatatatatatatatatatatatatatatatatatatatatatatatatatatcatgggTTCGATTCTCGATGAATGTAATAAGTGCAATTACATAaaacgaatatatatatatatatatatatatatatatatatatatatatatatatatatatgtcatgGGTTCGATTCTTGTTGAATATAATAAGTGCAATTACATAAAATGAAGGTATGTCATAGGTTCGATTCTCGTTGAATGTAATAAGTGCAATTACATAAAATGAAGATATATATaacacctcatcggtgctcacaaaggtgtgcacgataggtgtgcaggatatcaaaactgtatatatatatatatatatatatatatatatatatatatgttgggtgcaataattcttttgtttgtgtaagacggtctcacatgtcatattttgtgatatatatatattgttgggtgcaataattcttttgcttgtgtaagacggtctcacatgtcgtaatTTGTGACACAGACATCTTATTtttgtcatcaatgaaaaaatattactttttatgctaatagtattatttttttgtgtgaatatcgataagtttgatctgtctcacagataaagattcgtgagatagtcccacaaaagacctactcaacTCACAGAACAAAATTTTTGTCAGACTCCACCAATTAATATAGCATTCCAAAACATAAGAGtcgttaaaaaaattaaaaaatcaaaGGGGCCGATAGCCACGGTGTGTGGGCTCGCGCTCACGTGCACGTGACGCTCGGACAAAGGGTTGGACGGGGAGGATCATGCATCACACCCTCTGTCCGGGAAGATcttcaaattttctttaaaaaatacgAACTCAGCGTCCAATCCACAACGCTGGGGTGCTGGTTCTGAAAACCCTACTTTTTTAGTTTCAAAACCCAGCGTTGTGGATATCTTGACATCTCCCATATTTTGAAAGTTAATTAATGTAATACTTATTGATTagagacaaaaacttatgtaagACGGTTCACACatgttgtatttgtgagacagatctcttatttgggttatacatgaaaaaatattaatttttttgctaagaatattactttttattgtgaatattggtagggttaaccgtttcacagattaagatccgtgagatggtctcacataagactcactcttgattatattaaagtttggtgaATTTGTTCGGCCAATTCCAAAAATGGTCAATGTTTTAACTTAAATAAGTGATTGCATACAGGGGCGGAGCCAGGATCTTGGTTCAGTGTAGGCaacaatatattataattaataaagaaaaaaaacaatGATTAATCGACATCTAAAAATAATGTGTCATAAAGTTTGAACACAAATTACGCACAGCTAGTAGCATTGAAAACAATTGAATGATCGACAAACATTGAACGAGAAAACGAACCTAAAATTTGGTAACATTTTGGATTTTTTAGAGATTATGAAAGATGAAAGCAATAATTAAAATGAATTTGAATGATTGTTAATCAAAGTATATGACGTTCATGTCTCGAGAAGAGAAAACACATTAAGGAGGCTATAGAGTATATACTTGGATACTAATAACATGTAAAAAATGGAGTCTAAAATTtgggtttacaaaatattaaaaaaaaaattggatcagTATAGACAGCTAAACATATAATAATAACTTacacaaattaaaaatttagacataaataaatatatatatataaatatatatatatataaatatatatatatatatatatatatatatatatatatatatatatatatatatacataaacatataaaaaaaaaaattggcccAGTGTAGGCACAAGCCCACACTGGGCCTGAGCTGGCTCCGCCAGTGATTGCATACACGTTAATGTGTATATATGACAAAAAATTTGACATTTACTATATATTCTATAAATATAATAGATTAAAAGAAGAATAATTTATTACGTCTATAATATTtggtaatttaaaatttaatttaataatatcgTGTTAATTATTAACGgatatgattatttaaaaatatgaaaaagatactggaaaaatattCTATCTTTTTATGATATGAGAATTTGTAATCGTTACTGTTCGATGTGTACTGaataaataattaagttaaCGTGATAACCTGTAAAACCATGCTAACCATATAAATTACACTGGGAAAATCATGTGCAACATACTCGTCCGAGAAGGTGTTGGTTGGAAGAATCAAACTATTGACTTTTGATAAATCAGTCACATAAATCACCAACTCGAACATTCTTTCATAAATTAATTAGTTACTCTTGACCTCTTGTATACGTGCACGTATGTGTGTAATATATTCACAATATATAAGACATGTAATCTTTTAACTACACCATTCTACACTACTAGTTTAtatttaacttttttttttgtataatctcttatatattatataaaaaatttaaaattccatatcaaatttttttatcaggAAAGTACAACAAATATTTCATCTTAAAATTCAAAGTCGAAACTTGTTATAACTAAACGACACTTTTGCATCCTTATGAATTGTTGAAGTTCAAATGTCGAACGTATATTCCAAACTCATATATAGATCAATTCCATGCAATAATGAAATCGAAATTATGAACAGAAAAATAGGTCCATCCGAACACTATGCCACGCAAATCAAAGGAACAGACAAGAACTAATCCATCAATAGCCAATAATAATAAGCCTATTCTTCATCGAATCCATCGTCGAATTCTGCATTATAATCCTCTCCTACACCACTTTTTCAAGGTATTTCCCATGACAAACATTCGTTGCCAATGAAATCTTTTACGCCATTTGATTATTCTGATCAAAGCTCAAATGGGTCAAAATCTCTGCTGCTTACGGCCCCCAAAGAAACGGACCCAAAAACCCTCATCAGGAGCAAATGATAAAGAAGCAGCAAACCCAACTGCAGCCATTGTTAATGTCGAAAGAATTACAACATTAGGAGAAATGATTTCCAATTCTCCAATATTGGATAGTCACATCTGGTGCCAGAATAATGTCCAGAGAGCTGAAAAGATGAAGAGGGTCATGTACCAAACTTCTCCGGATTTCAACAACGTCTTTTACACGCCGAGAATCAGTTTTTCTTCGGGGAGATTGGAGAAGATCGAGGAATTAGTATCTGGAGACGAAGAGGAAGCTAAAGAATTGTGTAGGATGAGTCCAAAGAGCAGAAGCGGGAAAGAGAAGGTGAAGAAGAAGGTGACGTTTATACTGCCCGATGAAGCGCCGGCGGCTGATCATGTTGTCCTACTTTACTCTCCCATTCGATCGGATGTAATGATTTGTTAAACgatttaaaaatttaagttggtcttttgtgagacgattttatgaatttttatctgaGACACGTCAatcatatcgatattcacaataataagtaatactcttagcataaaaagtaataatttttcattgattatcCGAATAAGAGacatatctcacaaaatatgactcgtgagaccgtctcatacaaatttttgcctttaaattttgttttgatttgagataatttaaaatttttcgaaAAGTATATAATGATACAAATTTAAATAATGGATGGAAAAGTTGAAAGCTTgagatatcaataacataaataGTGATGACAACGAGACGAGTTTGAGGTAAATTTAACAAAATTCAAGACCCATTCCATCCAAAATACGAATTAGATTATATATGTTTTCCATTTTAATAACtacacaataaaaaaaaaatctaaaatttaaCGCATTAACCGGAATTTAATACATTTATTATTCAATATAATAGAAATTATCAATAAAATGTTATTATAAATATCGGGATATGTTTATTTAAACTTGTCACTTTCCCAAATCCACTTTTAAAACAGGATTAAACCCGTCTCCCAATCCATTTAACCGGATTTAGGCCATCCTAAACATGATGGATTTAATGTTAAATCCGACCGATTACTTGATTCATTCTTTTTCagaattatttttttgttaattgtgatttttttcGTTGACACCTAGTATTTAgtgaaaatagtttttttttgtccttcaaaatttgtttaattttgattgtatttggTCGTGtttttcgatttaaatatcgaTATGACACAACTTATCAGACCACACAGTAATTGAACTGAAGTAGTAAAAAATTTAATGTTaatgtatcaaaattaaaagttaaaaaTTTAACTGATCAATACCCATAATTGGGAAAAAAAACATTcgctattatttaattattttttaatatttcttgGTCTGAATTAGAAAGATTTTTTACATACCACTTTCTACTTCTTTCGTTGACCTATCAATATAAATTatcaataatttataaaatataatttattatatagaatcgttttaaaataatatattatataaatataataaattaataaccaTGTAATAAAGATACGTATCCTAGGTTCCTCCCAAGATAATCGGCGTCACTTGCGAGACTTCACTTTACTCCTGCTGTAATCAGCTTTCCCTTTACATCTCTCTGACCGCATTGTGTCGGTAAATGAAGTCCTCCAGGCGGCCGTGGTTCTTCTCTTCCAGCTCTGTCACAGCCACCGTCTGCTCTTTCAATGACCATTCTGCCCCCGAATCCGATCCAATCCAAACACAGCCTGCATCTGAACCCATTCCTGTTACTGTTCATATACCCCTGCAATCCCCTTTACCAGAATCCTCCGCTGCTGTTAGGATACAGTCAGCCTACCGATCTCACATGGTGCGTACCCTTGTCAGGAAGATCGCCGCCGTCGATTCTGAAGCTAAATACTGGCAGAGAATCATCCAACGCCAGGCATTATTTCTGATTTCTCACTCGTTACTCGTACTTTGTGTTTCTGATTAAgcttcattttctttctttttcgaTCACGTAGCATAGGACTGATGTTAATGATCACCGGAAATTAGACGATTGTGGAAGATATGAAGTTTGTTGAATTTTCTAGTGTTTTTACTAATATTTAAACTAATGAAATATTTAAAGGTGAATTCTGGTGAGGTTAATCTAAATTAAAATGGCAGGAAACAAGTTTTTTTTCCTCAGGTTGATTGTCTCTGTGATGTGAACTCCAGATTTTGTAGAGGGAAGACACGGTGCTGCTAACTGATTAGTCAGTTTCCCgaaattgattaaaaaaaaaaacaagtttaattcgtaaaattaaatttaaagacgTCCTGAAAATGTTTTTACATAGAATTTTATGTTTGGTTGTGTACTCAGCTGCTATAGTTGATGTATCCAATCGCAATGGACCAAAAATTCATGCTTATCCCCGTTGGATTACTTGTTCGCAAGGAGA
Encoded here:
- the LOC140836817 gene encoding EH domain-containing protein 1-like, with protein sequence MEISPLTMNSYSMENRKMYQNWFNIADSDGDGRLTGKDAIEFFAMSNLSKAELKQVWEIADSKRQGFLGLKEFITSMQLLSLAQEGQELTSNLLKDTDHLEMLSPPSMEGLDTFVEKHKVPISNDHSEINGSTKTQTTSAKSLFSKKSKNKSITSFAAITSVVDGLKMLYNEKLKPLEATYLFNDFVSPALTSSDFDAKPMVMLLGQYSTGKTTFIKHLLQCNYPGAHIGPEPTTDKFIVVMSGPDERNIPGNSVAVHADMPFTGLTNFGGSFLSKFECAQMPHPLLEHITLVDTPGVLSGEKQRTQRSYDFTGVISWFAAKCDLILLLFDPHKLDISDEFKRVISSLRGHDDKIRVVLNKADQVDTQQLMRVYGALMWSLGKVLNTPEVARVYIGSFDQKPVIEAAVGPVGKELFEKEQDDLLQDLIDIPKKACDRRINEFVKRARAVKIHAYIISHLKREMPALMGKAKTQKKLIANLDNVFAKVQREFHLPEGDFPDVDQFKEVLARYNMDEFEKLKPKMIQTVDEMLGYGIPELLKNLRNLNE
- the LOC140836038 gene encoding uncharacterized protein: MKKLYRRGTVHPTSAAVSDQVLSFFPAAILTLTAALSLEEREVLAYLISYSTANFSDTHHKKIPSASGNSKGAAAAQPPYFNCYCFRCYMSYWVKWDSSPNRQLIHEIIDGFEDSERKEEKNKKGRRKVKSIKTDIILELQESNKSEPSLTNQDINFLYSNSEAEKDTTGGGGDGEEVAEKGSFRRFMSFLGDRIWG